In Glycine soja cultivar W05 chromosome 10, ASM419377v2, whole genome shotgun sequence, the genomic stretch GAGGGGAAAGCATGGGCACTCTACTCCAAGCTATAAGATGGACAACAAACTTGGGTTATCAGAAGATCATCTTTGAAAGCAACTGCAAGATGATTGTGGACAACATCACAAGTGCAACAATtgtaatatttgattttcatgTTTCAATGTCTAAGTGTAGAGAAttgcttttaaaattttcaaattctagGGTGAGTTTTGTGAGGAGACAAGCAAACAATGTTGCCTACACTTTAGCTAAGACATTAATGTTTAATGTTTGGAACCAATCCTTTGACTATACCATTGgcatttaatcttttattgttAATGAAAAGTCTTAATTGCGACTTTCCTTAAAAAAGTCCTATATTTTATTAGATAAGTTCACCCTACCCTAGATAGTCTGATCTAGTTGTCACATTTATCTTTAGTAATGATAAtcacatgaaaataattaaagaacaattaaattgaaaaaaataaaataaaatgatatgatgTGTATGAAGATGAAGAGTTAAATTTTGAGTTACTAATGAAGATGTGTACATGAAATGATTGATAGTCATTGTATGAGGAAATATCGTGCATGATTCTAacaaattgtaaataaatatgtgcatttttttaaaaaagaaatgaacttTGAATTTTCAAATGTTTGACTTTTGAAGCATATACTTTTTAACAATTGAAATTACATATGTCtaattctagttttttttaattaaaacacatttaagcacattattgtttgaaatattatttttttgttgatttcttttagaaaaatgacacaaaacacaaattttatgaaaattgtgttatatatatatatatatatatatattttggatcAATATGTCTATTTTATATGGATTTTTGTTGTGGaactattataattttgaggGCTGGAGTTATGCCTTGTAGGTGCAATAGGTTGAGATTGAcccaaaaagatatttaaatgcactaactcaagACTTGAAacttttgtgacaattaattaaaactttGTATTTTTGCCAAAATATTGTGAGATTGTCAAGTAAATatcaaataatgaaaatattgtattttatataGTAACAATACATACAACATCCAATCATCTAAGAATATTGAGTAGAAGTTGTATTTCTATTTCATAGAATACACATGTAAATAATAATGtgatatttagtttttaatgatatttgttaTCATAATTGTCTAAGCCTTAAACGGCTCACATACAATTGATTGGAGTTTCAACTAAAGATAAGTATGATGAATAATTCATATTAATAGTCTTTATATTTTGTCAATTGAAGCAATCTTAAATCCCATGAAAGATGTTTGAGTTGCTTTAGTAGCATAAGTTAACACCATAACATATTTTCACAAAATGAAAGTTGAATAATAATACAGCCAATAGTAATATTATAGAAGACCCAAATCTTATATTTCAAATAGAGATAGACATAGTCATATCGAGTCATGTTGGATGACAagacaatataaaatatacatgATAAGTATGCatatttggagcaaactcttaGGTTACTAATATATATGCATATGGTTGTATAGTAAACTTGTTTAGACTAATATTGTGTATATAGTATATggtgtttattttttgtataagaTAGGATAACATGTACTTTTATCAtgaaaaacatttataaataacaataactaaatataaaagaaatttcaaacaGTTCATGTCACCAATTCATAAGTGAATAAAGTTTCTAACCTTTCACATCAAGTATAACACAAACTTAATTGAACATATCAATGCCTATTCTATGTAGATCAAACAATGTAGCACCGTATATGCAACATATTTGTAAAATTGTATAATTCAAGTATGAATTGAATCAAATGAGTGGAATGGTGTTGGACAACAAAGTAGCTTTGTATCAAATCTGCATAGTCTTGCACAACAAATCATTTACTTGCCTTTTAAAGCATTAATACcaagaaatcaattttttttttgtgacaaCGGAAATTTTGGATTGGAATTACCCTATCATTAAACACCATTTCATTGTTGAAATATTGAATTTGAACAAATGAATGACAATTAAGCATAATATATGAGAAACAACAATGTTCTAGACATAATAGGTTGTTGCCACACATGTTCTTTGGTTAGACTTTGTTCAACTTCAACGACTTTGTAAGCAATCATTCCATACCCAAATCTAATCCGATTTGGATGATTCTTGATGCAACGGAAACCTCTGTTAACCTATTTTCACGAGTGGTGAATTGATCACACCCCCAGCCAAAGTATTCCCCTCAATTAGATAAAAACCTTGATAACATCACAAGAAACCCTACTCATGACCATTGCGCCTTCAAAACCAAATTCCTCCCAAACCACTGATCCATTAGCACGCTGCACCCCTCATCAGAAAGCTCGAATAATAATCTACAAGTCTCAAAAAACCCCTTTCAAATTCATCAACCAGAGCCCGAGAAATTGGCAAATGAATCGAGCTTAGAAACACACACCAAAAGCAAGCCATAGCTCCCCAAAACATTCCAACCAGCCTCTCCCCGTTGGAACAACCGTTGATAAAAGCCACATCCAATGGTTcacattcaaattaaaacaagGCTTCAATCCGTGTGAGGGTCCCGTGGACCAATCAGAAATAAGTATTTGGATATAGTCCTTCACACACTTGACTATTTAAACCATCAAAATTCGTTCATCTTCTCTCACAACAAAATTTGCCAATTGCCATTTCAATCTTTCTTCAACGTTTCCATCATACACAGATCCCAATCCTCTCTCAAACCCTAATTTCCCCTCATTTCCATGGCCACAGAAGAGCCCACTGTCGCGGTGGAACCCGCTCCCGAACCTGCCTCCGCCGATCCTCCCccggaggagaaggaggagaccAAACCTGAAGCCAAGGCTAAGAAAACCAAGGAGCCCAAACCTAAAAAGGTTTCCAGACCTCGCAACCCTCCCACTCATCCTTCATACGAAGAGGTTCGATCCGAAACCATAATTCTAATTCTAGTTCTAATAATAACTCTAATTCTAATTCTCTTACAATTTTTGTGATCTGAACTTGGatctaattattttgatttattttttctgcaGATGGTTAAAGATGCAATTACCTCGCTGAAGGAGAAAACCGGTTCGAGCCAATACGCGATTGCGAAGTTCATCGAGGAGAAGCACAAGCAGCTTCCACCGAACTTCAAGAAGCTTCTTCTCTACCATTTGAAGAAGCTCGTCGCCGCCGGAAAACTCGTCAAAGTCAAAGGCTCGTTCAAGCTCCCACCTACCAGacctgctgcatcttcttcttcttcttcttcgccgGCAAAGAAGAAAAAGCCCGCAGCTGCCAAGTCCAAGCCTAAGCCTAAGCCCAAGCCCGCTGCGAAAGCCAAGGATACTAAGGCAACTAAATCGAAGGCACCAGCTAAGCCCAAGCCAGCTACTAAGCCTAAAGCCAAAGCTCCAGCCAAGGCCAAACCCGCTGCTaaaccaaaggcttctgctgcTGCCAAGCCCAAGCCTGCTGCCGCCAAGCCCAAAGCCGCTAAACCAGCTGCCAAGTCCAAGCCTGCTGCTAAAACAAAGGCTGTTCCTGCCAAGCCCGCGGCAAAGCCCAAAGCCAAGCCCGTCAAGGCTTCAAGGACGTCGACGAGGACTTCACCAGGGAAGAAAGCAGCTCCTGCTGCTAAGCCCGCGGCGAAGAAAGTTGCGGTGGCAGCGAAGAAAACGCCAGTGAAGAGTGTGAAACCGAAGAGTGTAAAGTCTCCGGCCAAAAAGGCTACGGCCAAGAGAGGGGGTAGGAAGTGAGAAAGAGTGGTCGGTGGAGTAGGGTTGTTTTGGGGTTGGTGTTGTGAAGTTCTTTGTCCTCTTGGTGTAGTTGGGGGTTACAGATGATGTTCCTATAACAGATGAAATCTGATTTTATGAAACCTTTGTTATTTCCctttttagttttgattttttttttggttcgaCCTAGGAAGTAGATAAAAACAATGTTTCTAGCTATGCCTTTCAGCTAAATGAGTTAATCATAAAATGTATCTTAGAGTGTGAGGTTTCTTTGCGTTATAGTACCTTTGATGGATCAATGTAGTATAAGCACCTTTTTCACATGAATGGATTTGTAGTATATGCTTTCTGTGTATTTAAATTTTGCCTGATGCTGTTAATATCTATATGATGATACTAGTTGATGTGCCTGCTTGTGCGTGATTGACCTTCCTGTGTGAATTGATTAGCAATTGATTGTTTGCATCTCAACTTGTTTAGTTGGTTGCTTTATTTAcaatttctataattttcaaTGCATCCTGGATGCTTGAATGAGTGACAATGTTATGGGTTGTGTTTAGCTGTTTGTTTTAATGATATAATGGAGTTATTCTGTTCTTTAAAAAAGTGTTTGTGCAATGTGGTTGTAGCTTATTCAGTTTAATAACCAGAATGAAGATGGTTTTTGGACTTCGATTTATCTGAAGATGTGTGGTAATAAAGGAATTGGTTGAGTGATTTTCATGTTGATGTGGTAACCACCTAGTGGAATGACAGAAGTAGTGAGGAAATAATTTAAAGATGGTTTACAGCAAAATTCTTATCCCATTGCTTTGGTACGATTGTTTAGACTTGGGTGTGGAAAGTTATAGAAAGTGTGTTCAGATTGTCTTTTATGCAATGAGGAAGAGCATAATTAGTATCAAGCATACAAAGATGAAATTGAAAGGAATGCGCAAATGGTTGATGTTTCTATTTCCATTAGGGGGTCATGCTGTGCAATTTTAGCAGgtcattcactttttttttttctttctgtatTTTAGTATATAGCAGATATGCTTGAAGAGTTTTATCACAATGGGAGGTGATGAAACGTCTACACACTGATGGTTTTAAACAAACTTTCAGCAAAATTGGCAACTATTATGACTCGGAGGTttgttcaaatttttttgaagacAGGAATAGCAATGAAATTATCTTTAGGGGATTACTCATGATTTCTTCGGGTCATTGGCTTTTGTTTCTGATGGATGGGATTTCTTTAGAAACAGTAAATGAAAATCTTAATTTGATGATTATTCTCTTAACCGGACCTTCTCTCTTAATGCTTTTTACCTTACTCCTGGCTATTGCATATCACTTGTAGAATTAATCCCTTTTTACAATGTCTACTTGGTGTTGGACTACATCTGGATTTTTGTGTTACTACATTTTGATGGTACAGAAAGACTGCATTAAATCAAGATTTGTTATGCCTTAAAGTGATGTGGTTAGGAGTTAGTCATCAATTTATGTAGGTTTGATGTTTTCTGGTATTTAAGAGTTTTGGGGAAAACAGGATTGTGAGGATTTGTGGttgtgtgggtgtgggtgttACTGTCAATGGAATGCATTTGCATTTCCATTGAGAGGAAGGTTCAGGTGAAGGAATCAATATGCGACGGTAATTGTCTAAATGACTTTGATTCTTGATATGTGTAGTTAtataaaaacttcgtaccccactgcccagaggctcttcgctatgcgaaggtatgggggagggatgttgtacgcagccttacccttgcatatgcaaagaggctgtttccggattcgaacccatgaccaacaagtcaccaaggcacaactttaccgctgcgcCAGGGTTCGCCCTCTTGATATGTGTAGTTATATAAGACTATGAATTGAGGACATGCTCTATTGTGTAGATTTTTTGGTGGTTTACTAAATATTTTGCACTGTTTTTGTTGGCATGTTTGCTGATTTCTGCTTTGCTTCATCTTGCAGCAGCATGAACCTCTGAATGAGCTTCCTTTGTTAACCAAAGAACATTCCAGCCGGAAGCAATTCATGGTCTCCATCCCTATCTCGCAACTACCTTCCAGCAAGAGGCTTCATCTCCATCGGTGCTCCCCTGCTCTTCAATTGTCGTGTAAGTTTACTATTGTTTCACTCCATAAagcttcacatttttttttcatactaattttttttttataagtgaaGTTATTGTTCCAAATCTTGTGAAGCTTTTTTGTGATCCCATATTTAATTATGTGTTTTGTATCACTGAATTGTTTTATAACTGGAATCTGTATGTGTTTTCGTTTTTGTTTTAATCTACATGCTACTTCTTAGTTAATTGTGAACCACATCAGAAACTAATTAGGCTTGataaacatcatcatcagaaaCTAATCTTGATAAAcatcatttattaatttctgaGCAATGATATGATATATCTAGTATCGAAATTCCAACAAGTCATTCTGATATTATTCCCCAAATCCCAAGGCCAAAGTGAATCAGTTTACAACTAAAAAAGCTTGAAATGTAGCAATTATGCATCCATATTTGTCTTGTCGGCCTCATTATATGAGCAAGCAATGTCCTGGTGGTTGTCTCATTAATACATGAACAAAATGTTATGTATAGTTGTTAGGGAGTGCATATTATTTCCATTGTAGTGTCAGTCTATGTAAGCTTTTGACATTTCTTTTCTAGGTAGTGTGTGTTGTTCACGCTAGAGAGCACCACCCACTGATGGCTTCCTATAGATAGATAGGGATTCAAGAAACCTCAGCCAGCCTATTCTTAGATGCGTAAACCTTGGGTGTAGTAAGAAGGATACTACACCTATTTATATTATGGTGCCCTATAGTGGTTAGTGTACTATGATAACAATGGTGGTGGTCCACCCTCTGACATGTCAGGTGGCGGTGTCTATCACCTTGTGGATATGCATGCATGCTTTTGGTGGTGCTTGCAACCATGATATGTCAGAGTGGTGTGCCCTTTGCTGTTGCCTCAAATCTGAGTCCACGTCTCTAACATGTCAGAAGGTGGTGCGTCTCTTGTGGTGGCCATGCATTCATATGTTGATGGGTCTCGAAGAGCTTTAAGGTTTCTATTGTTAGGGGGCACATTTCTTGCTGTCCAATGTTACACTCGGTTTGTTGGCCCAGATGTAGGGGTAATGTTCGATCCATTTGATCAACAGTTGCATAGAAGGCAACCATGTGGACGAGGGCTTGTGACACTAGTCGGTCAGCACAGGCCGAACGAGTGATGAAAGCCAGAATGTGACGTAGGGTGCCAAGAGGTGCAAGTACTTGTGGATGGTCATCCCGTAGAGGCCGGATGGTTCACAGTCCCTCAAGTGCTAAACTAAGAGGCGCGAGGCAATGGTTGGCCCATAGTAGCTGCAAACTTCATGTGTGTTTTAATATTTCTACTGTTAAGGTTATATTTCAGTCCCACTTAGCatgtaaatgataaatgatagttactaataataaaatttttttagtaacagTGTTGGTCCTTATTGGTGTGGGTTTCTGTCATGCTGACAAATGAACAGGAGAGATAGATGATGAAGTATAAGATTTGCTTGAGGAATAGAAATCATGTACTGCAAGATGGTGCATAAGTCTAGAATTGCGTGAATGCCAAGTTCTATGGCCTAGGCCACTCTTTCCCCTTAGCCTTGACTGGGGGACTTGTTTCTGTATGCCAATAGACCCACATCACTTAGGAGTAAAGGCCAAAGGTAGTTTATAAACACTCTTCCCTCAATCTATTGAGGTGCCTTTTAATA encodes the following:
- the LOC114369643 gene encoding histone H1-like yields the protein MATEEPTVAVEPAPEPASADPPPEEKEETKPEAKAKKTKEPKPKKVSRPRNPPTHPSYEEMVKDAITSLKEKTGSSQYAIAKFIEEKHKQLPPNFKKLLLYHLKKLVAAGKLVKVKGSFKLPPTRPAASSSSSSSPAKKKKPAAAKSKPKPKPKPAAKAKDTKATKSKAPAKPKPATKPKAKAPAKAKPAAKPKASAAAKPKPAAAKPKAAKPAAKSKPAAKTKAVPAKPAAKPKAKPVKASRTSTRTSPGKKAAPAAKPAAKKVAVAAKKTPVKSVKPKSVKSPAKKATAKRGGRK